In the Fusarium falciforme chromosome 6, complete sequence genome, AGGAAGCCGAGCAAGATGAAAGCGACAACCACTGTGAAGAGACCTTCGACTGTTATGCAGTTAGTATAGCCAGTatagaggaagaagagaggcaaCACACGTAAGAAGAGCCACTGCCACCCCCGAATGCCACGGGCATTATCCAGTTTCAGAATACCAGAAGCCAAGATCGGACTAATGGCGTTGCCACCAAACATTCCAAAGAAGAGCACTGATACTCTCTTGGCAAGCTCACGCTTGGTATACCACGTCGACAAGGTATAAACAGCGCCGGGAATGTACCCAGCCTCGGCCAGACCTAGCATCAGACGCGCAGCCAAGAATCCAGCCCTGTTCTTAACAAAGACCTGCATGGTAGCGACCAGACCAAAGATGAAGACCTGGGCTGAAATCCACTTGCGAGGACCAAGCTTTTCAAGTTGATGTCAGAATAGGGTGCTTACGAGGTAGCCATGGTGGGTTCTTACCCGCTGAAGTGCCATATTGCAAGGGATTTCCAAGATGACGATTCCCATAAACATGAGTTGATTTCCTAGGTTGATGGTATCTTGTTTAACCTTGATATCCGCAGCAAAGCCTCCGGTGAGGGCACTGGCGAGGTTCATTCGATCCAGTTGAAAGACGAGCAGACCTAGAACTAGAAGGAGTAGAACCGAAGAGTCCACTCTATACCCAAGTTAGTATTTCTCGATTTATCTACTGGGAAATACTCACTTTCTCCTCGCCTTGGCCTCCACAACGGGGTCCCATTCTATCTCGGACTGCGAGACTGAGCGAGATGGATCAATTGTTGATTCATCACCTGTTCCATCTTGAAATGTCTTTTcatgtctcgtctcgtcgatGTCGGGG is a window encoding:
- a CDS encoding MFS domain-containing protein, producing MTASVLTPSAANHPDIDETRHEKTFQDGTGDESTIDPSRSVSQSEIEWDPVVEAKARRKVDSSVLLLLVLGLLVFQLDRMNLASALTGGFAADIKVKQDTINLGNQLMFMGIVILEIPCNMALQRLGPRKWISAQVFIFGLVATMQVFVKNRAGFLAARLMLGLAEAGYIPGAVYTLSTWYTKRELAKRVSVLFFGMFGGNAISPILASGILKLDNARGIRGWQWLFLLEGLFTVVVAFILLGFLPGSPDVPRPLVGPGLVRFSQAEQETLQRRLERDDKIGKRPGVQGLAIDWKLVWKTVTHYRRWPHYVSTFAVFSTWSPLTTYTPSIIMALGFDRIAANALAAVGASLALPVVFGFAYLSDRTNRRGGAVVGAHICYLITLIVARQAHPHVGKWSRWGLWTAVNSFAVGYHPVHNSWVQLNCREAGERSIAIAMWVMSAISGLMVGTQYFQASDTPL